From Agromyces sp. SYSU T00194, a single genomic window includes:
- the solA gene encoding N-methyl-L-tryptophan oxidase: MSTAETAAPDADVAVIGLGAVGSSAAWQLAARGLGVLGFDLHEPGHALGGSTGRTRLFRVACLEHPGLAPIARRARALWRELEASAGTPLFMQTGGIMIGPPDSRLIAGTLRTAAAHDLPVERLDADEVARRFPAHARMDPGDVGVHDPEAGILRPEAAIVVAADAARAMGARLRTSTRVTAVLPDDDGVTIETDTASYRVRHVAVTAGPWISRFVPGAPVVPHRVVMTWFRARPGHDADLDVLPVFIRSVPGRDTWVWGHGAMPDSAPGAGDGFDAKVGPEFDGPFHADDPDAIDRVVHPGETDEIHDLVAATFPDLDPEPSAVTTCIMAHTPDNQFLVGPTAHPRVTVGGGCSGHSFKHAAALGELVAQAVAGEASALDAEFLDPRRFG; the protein is encoded by the coding sequence ATGTCCACCGCCGAGACCGCCGCCCCGGACGCCGACGTCGCCGTGATCGGCCTGGGCGCCGTCGGTTCGAGCGCGGCGTGGCAGCTCGCCGCGCGCGGGCTCGGCGTGCTCGGCTTCGACCTGCACGAACCCGGCCACGCGCTCGGCGGCTCGACCGGTCGCACGCGCCTGTTCCGCGTCGCGTGCCTCGAGCATCCGGGCCTCGCCCCGATCGCACGTCGTGCCCGGGCGCTGTGGCGCGAGCTCGAGGCATCCGCCGGCACGCCGCTCTTCATGCAGACGGGCGGCATCATGATCGGGCCCCCCGATTCGCGCCTCATCGCCGGCACGCTCCGCACCGCGGCCGCGCACGACCTGCCCGTCGAGCGGCTGGATGCCGACGAGGTCGCGCGGCGCTTCCCCGCCCACGCGCGGATGGATCCCGGGGACGTCGGCGTCCACGACCCCGAGGCGGGGATCCTCCGCCCCGAGGCCGCGATCGTCGTGGCCGCCGACGCCGCCCGCGCGATGGGCGCGCGCCTGCGCACCAGCACGCGCGTGACGGCGGTGCTGCCGGACGACGACGGCGTGACGATCGAGACCGATACCGCGAGCTACCGCGTGCGCCACGTCGCCGTGACCGCGGGTCCGTGGATCTCGCGCTTCGTGCCCGGAGCACCCGTGGTTCCCCACCGCGTCGTGATGACGTGGTTCCGCGCCAGGCCCGGGCACGACGCCGACCTCGACGTGCTGCCCGTGTTCATCCGCAGCGTGCCGGGTCGCGACACGTGGGTGTGGGGGCACGGCGCGATGCCCGACTCCGCGCCGGGTGCCGGCGACGGGTTCGACGCGAAGGTCGGCCCGGAGTTCGACGGCCCGTTCCACGCCGACGACCCCGACGCGATCGACCGGGTGGTGCACCCCGGCGAGACCGACGAGATCCACGACCTCGTCGCCGCCACCTTCCCCGACCTCGACCCCGAGCCCTCGGCCGTGACGACCTGCATCATGGCCCACACGCCCGACAACCAGTTCCTCGTCGGCCCGACGGCGCACCCGCGGGTGACGGTGGGCGGCGGATGCTCCGGGCACTCGTTCAAGCACGCCGCCGCGCTCGGCGAACTCGTCGCCCAGGCCGTCGCCGGCGAGGCATCCGCCCTCGACGCGGAGTTCCTCGACCCGCGCCGGTTCGGCTGA
- a CDS encoding alpha/beta hydrolase — translation MAGTGTATARMRAEDLHPDLRRPYRAMPPVAVQRAWQRRLANRAMRLAPAPRLAEGMTLEVVDFAAPGAGVRVFTPAGGSGAAVVWIHGGGYVIGAAQMDDRACAGLAARLGVTVVSVQYRLAPAHPFPAPLDDCLTAWEWLQDEAAVRGIDAERVAVGGQSAGGGLAAALVQRLHDLGGVQPAAQLLYCPMLDDRTAATRSLDARRHFAWTNRANLVGWRSYLGSAPGAAEAPEYAVPARRTVLDGLPPAWVGVGDIDLFHDEDLAYAEVLRAAGVEVTTDIVPGAPHGFETIAWSSEPATAFRARAEEWLAGRLGVRAAAD, via the coding sequence ATGGCAGGCACCGGCACCGCGACCGCGCGCATGCGCGCGGAGGACCTCCACCCCGACCTGCGTCGGCCCTATCGGGCGATGCCGCCCGTCGCCGTGCAGCGCGCGTGGCAGCGCCGGCTCGCGAACCGGGCCATGCGCCTCGCGCCCGCGCCGCGCCTGGCCGAGGGCATGACGCTCGAGGTCGTCGACTTCGCGGCGCCGGGCGCGGGGGTGCGCGTCTTCACGCCCGCGGGCGGCTCGGGCGCGGCGGTCGTCTGGATCCACGGCGGCGGGTACGTGATCGGCGCCGCGCAGATGGACGACCGGGCGTGCGCGGGCCTCGCGGCCCGCCTCGGCGTCACCGTGGTCTCGGTGCAGTACCGGCTCGCCCCGGCGCATCCGTTCCCCGCCCCGCTCGACGACTGCCTGACCGCGTGGGAGTGGCTGCAGGACGAGGCGGCGGTTCGTGGCATCGACGCGGAACGCGTCGCCGTCGGCGGGCAGAGCGCCGGCGGCGGACTCGCGGCCGCGCTCGTGCAGCGCCTGCACGACCTCGGCGGCGTGCAGCCGGCCGCGCAACTGCTGTACTGCCCGATGCTCGACGACCGCACCGCTGCGACCCGGTCGCTCGACGCCAGGCGTCACTTCGCCTGGACGAATCGCGCCAACCTCGTGGGGTGGCGGTCGTACCTGGGCTCGGCGCCCGGCGCCGCCGAGGCGCCCGAGTACGCGGTGCCGGCGCGTCGCACGGTGCTCGACGGGCTGCCGCCCGCGTGGGTGGGCGTCGGCGACATCGACCTCTTCCACGACGAGGACCTCGCGTACGCCGAGGTGCTGCGGGCGGCCGGCGTCGAGGTGACCACGGACATCGTGCCGGGCGCGCCGCACGGGTTCGAGACCATCGCGTGGTCGAGCGAGCCGGCGACGGCGTTCCGGGCGCGCGCGGAGGAGTGGCTGGCCGGCCGGCTCGGCGTCCGGGCGGCGGCCGACTGA
- a CDS encoding SRPBCC domain-containing protein — MTQNPSSVIDDDAYAVRRDIRIAASVDRVWRAITEPELVSAWFAPIVLDGTGAGSAGTITFPGYGAVPIRVESVDEPRSVTYRWSNDDASGRLPDALVEATATEFTFTLEAVDGGTRLTVVETGFDRTSDPAANLAAHASGWVSELDKLVAMLEGAA, encoded by the coding sequence ATGACGCAGAACCCATCGTCCGTCATCGACGACGACGCGTACGCCGTGCGCCGCGACATTCGCATCGCAGCATCCGTCGACCGCGTCTGGCGCGCGATCACCGAGCCCGAGCTCGTCTCGGCCTGGTTCGCACCGATCGTGCTCGACGGCACCGGTGCCGGCTCGGCCGGCACCATCACCTTCCCCGGCTACGGAGCCGTGCCGATCCGCGTCGAGTCGGTCGACGAGCCCCGCTCGGTGACCTACCGCTGGAGCAACGACGACGCCTCCGGCCGGCTGCCCGACGCACTCGTCGAGGCGACCGCCACCGAGTTCACCTTCACGCTGGAAGCCGTCGACGGCGGCACCCGGCTCACCGTCGTCGAGACCGGGTTCGACCGCACGTCCGACCCGGCGGCGAACCTCGCGGCGCATGCGTCGGGCTGGGTGTCCGAGCTCGACAAGCTGGTCGCGATGCTCGAAGGGGCGGCGTGA
- a CDS encoding ArsR/SmtB family transcription factor translates to MSRSALVPVFAALGDDTRWSILTALGEGDASASALAGRLPVTRQAIAKHLAVLEEVGLVEPVRVGREVRYRVLGARLGAAARRLEAIGAEWDRRLAAIKEIAEGL, encoded by the coding sequence GTGAGCCGCTCTGCGCTGGTGCCGGTGTTCGCCGCCCTCGGCGACGACACGCGGTGGAGCATCCTCACCGCGCTCGGCGAGGGCGACGCCTCGGCTTCGGCCCTCGCCGGGCGGCTGCCCGTCACCCGCCAGGCGATCGCGAAGCACCTCGCCGTGCTCGAGGAGGTCGGTCTGGTCGAGCCCGTGCGGGTCGGCCGCGAGGTGCGCTACCGCGTGCTCGGGGCGCGGCTCGGGGCGGCCGCGCGCCGCCTCGAGGCGATCGGTGCCGAGTGGGACCGCCGCCTCGCCGCGATCAAGGAGATCGCCGAGGGGCTGTAG
- a CDS encoding FMN-dependent NADH-azoreductase, giving the protein MKLLHIIASPRTANSNTLRVSEAFLAELEASVPDLEVETVDLFAESLPGLAGANIDAKYSLMAGAPVDPTHADSWAQIERTIAHFLAADAYLISSPLWNLGTPYALKYYIDCIVQPGYLFRYNELGYPVPLVNDRRMVVVTSSGSDYSPGSPLQALNFQEPYLRAIFGFVGITDITFVHGHAMDASAAHRADGLAAAMADAQAAARADGWRELAGAA; this is encoded by the coding sequence ATGAAGTTGCTCCACATCATCGCCAGCCCGCGGACTGCGAACTCGAACACGCTGCGCGTGTCCGAGGCGTTCCTCGCCGAGCTCGAGGCATCCGTGCCCGACCTGGAGGTCGAGACCGTCGACCTCTTCGCCGAGTCGTTGCCGGGCCTCGCGGGCGCGAACATCGACGCGAAGTACTCGCTCATGGCGGGCGCGCCGGTCGATCCCACCCACGCCGACTCGTGGGCGCAGATCGAGCGCACCATCGCCCACTTCCTCGCCGCCGACGCGTACCTCATCTCGAGCCCGCTCTGGAACCTCGGCACGCCCTACGCCCTGAAGTACTACATCGACTGCATCGTGCAGCCCGGCTACCTGTTCCGGTACAACGAGCTGGGCTACCCGGTGCCACTGGTGAACGACCGGCGCATGGTCGTCGTCACCTCCTCGGGCAGCGACTACTCCCCCGGCAGCCCGCTGCAGGCGCTCAACTTCCAGGAGCCGTACCTGCGTGCCATCTTCGGGTTCGTCGGCATCACCGACATCACGTTCGTGCACGGCCATGCCATGGACGCATCCGCCGCGCACCGTGCCGACGGGCTCGCGGCGGCCATGGCGGACGCGCAGGCCGCGGCTCGCGCGGACGGGTGGCGAGAACTGGCGGGCGCCGCCTGA
- a CDS encoding dehydrogenase produces MGELTEPTMGAASDATVDGAGADAPGSAHVPGHHAIGCPECFEELQRNRYWWKARPDGSRLVGLVVSRDDMPPVYEQRMDLARFGVDILDFRYPAPETEENWEQRLGRLFDTLRAGDVLVVANERALGRQSDEVTRTIRALAKHNLVVKVVNHGAPHLEDARA; encoded by the coding sequence ATGGGTGAGCTGACGGAACCGACGATGGGCGCGGCATCCGATGCCACTGTGGACGGCGCGGGGGCGGATGCTCCCGGCAGCGCGCACGTACCGGGCCACCACGCCATCGGCTGCCCGGAATGCTTCGAGGAACTCCAGCGCAACCGGTACTGGTGGAAGGCGCGGCCCGATGGGTCGCGCCTGGTCGGGCTCGTCGTCTCGCGCGACGACATGCCCCCGGTCTACGAGCAGCGCATGGACCTCGCTCGGTTCGGCGTCGACATCCTCGACTTCCGGTACCCGGCCCCCGAGACCGAGGAGAACTGGGAGCAGCGGCTCGGCCGCCTCTTCGACACGCTGCGGGCCGGCGACGTGCTCGTCGTCGCGAACGAGCGCGCGCTCGGGCGCCAGTCCGACGAGGTGACGCGCACGATCCGTGCGCTCGCGAAGCACAACCTCGTCGTGAAGGTCGTCAACCACGGCGCCCCGCACCTGGAGGACGCGAGGGCGTGA
- a CDS encoding GyrI-like domain-containing protein — translation MAEVAEKYDVKRAHRELYAPSARDWALVDVRPMRYLAIDGQGSPGAGDEYLEALEALYPVAYAAKFASKRESGRDFVVAPLEGLWWADDPTAFTRGDRDAWKWTLLIHQPGWIDETAIDAAIDAARAKRDSDALDRLRLQVIEEGRSAQILHRGPFADEAPTLARLHDEWMPAHGLAFNGPHHEVYLSDPRRTAPEKLRTVLRQPVRPA, via the coding sequence ATGGCTGAGGTCGCGGAGAAGTACGACGTGAAGCGGGCGCACCGCGAGCTCTACGCGCCGTCGGCGCGCGACTGGGCGCTCGTCGACGTGCGGCCCATGCGGTACCTCGCCATCGACGGGCAGGGGTCACCGGGCGCCGGTGACGAGTACCTCGAGGCGCTCGAGGCGCTGTACCCGGTGGCGTACGCGGCGAAGTTCGCGAGCAAGCGGGAGTCGGGGCGCGACTTCGTGGTCGCTCCGCTCGAGGGGCTGTGGTGGGCCGACGACCCGACCGCGTTCACCCGCGGCGACCGGGACGCCTGGAAGTGGACGCTGCTGATCCACCAGCCCGGCTGGATCGACGAGACCGCGATCGACGCGGCGATCGACGCGGCCCGCGCGAAGCGCGATTCCGATGCGCTCGACCGGCTCCGGCTGCAGGTCATCGAGGAGGGGCGGTCGGCGCAGATCCTGCACCGCGGCCCGTTCGCCGACGAGGCGCCCACGCTCGCCCGGCTCCACGACGAGTGGATGCCCGCGCACGGGCTCGCCTTCAACGGCCCGCACCACGAGGTCTACCTGAGCGACCCGCGGCGCACGGCGCCCGAGAAGCTCCGCACCGTGCTGCGCCAGCCCGTGCGCCCGGCCTAG
- a CDS encoding glycoside hydrolase family 3 N-terminal domain-containing protein, whose amino-acid sequence MATRKERKQEAVARVAAEKAAKRERRAELTAMSPEARKAAKVSDRTAAREAKQAARAERKLRKSSMTRAERREARKRERVYRKVKARPRRFTSWGIAALALVGIGVLVAPIVGNISRLLSVSVDSSTAEGVASREYGTALAGDISDEGIVLLENEGALPLAEPTLNVFSFASFNLRYGGGGSGGADQSSAVTLYDALEQQGIAVNTELYDTMAEAGAETDAGSSNGLIQILSMLGGGSDHEPAPDYLTDEVMDQAAAFSDTALVVLGNDGVEASDFTVDQLRPTDEQRELLDMVTGSFDDVIVVVNSGNQMELGFLEEYPEITAALWIGTPGPQGAVSLAQIIAGEVNPSGRLTDTYAYDVSSAPGVENFGDYRYENVNRALIEYEEGIYLGYRYYETRYAGDEAGYAAAVQYPFGHGLSYTSFEWDAARPVVTDDEVRLEVTVTNTGDVAGKDVVQAYFSAPHTTGGIEKSAIELAAYDKTSLLEPGASETVSLTFDVRDMSSWSTELGAYVLEAGTYGIDVSTNVHAPVASFETAIADEVVYETDAATGAPLENRFADADGDLTYLSRDDWEGTWPDASDVATEASDALVAAMFPEFDAASGEAPTTGADNGLVLADLVGLEVDDPQWDAFLDQMTVEEQTAMFARGAYLTEGIERLGIPAAVLLDGPAGISYFFGDITAAAFPTEVVIASTWNDELAYAMGEAVGTEANAYGVQGWYAPGMNLHRTPLGGRNFEYFSEDPLVSGKMGAAMVAGAESRGVITFMKHFALNEQEVNARSGVHVWADEQAIRELYLRPFEITVTEGGASGAMSSFIHIGPTWSGGNAALLQEVLRGEWGFDGIVSTDAVLGAFMDPGQAVRHGNDLMLAVLPGSVESAIASELEADPVGVGEALRDRVHAVLFALTQTDLFD is encoded by the coding sequence ATGGCAACCCGCAAGGAACGCAAGCAGGAAGCAGTCGCCCGCGTCGCGGCCGAGAAGGCGGCGAAGCGCGAACGCCGCGCCGAGCTGACGGCGATGTCGCCCGAGGCACGGAAGGCGGCGAAGGTCTCCGACCGCACCGCCGCCCGCGAGGCGAAGCAGGCCGCGAGGGCCGAACGCAAGCTCCGGAAGTCGTCGATGACCCGCGCCGAGCGGCGCGAGGCCCGGAAGCGCGAGCGCGTCTACCGCAAGGTCAAGGCGCGTCCGCGCCGCTTCACGAGCTGGGGCATCGCCGCGCTCGCGCTCGTCGGCATCGGCGTGCTCGTCGCTCCCATCGTGGGCAACATCTCGCGCCTGCTGAGCGTCTCCGTCGACTCCAGCACCGCCGAGGGCGTCGCCTCGCGCGAGTACGGCACCGCGCTCGCGGGCGACATCTCCGACGAGGGCATCGTGCTGCTCGAGAACGAGGGCGCGCTGCCGCTCGCCGAGCCGACCCTCAACGTCTTCAGCTTCGCCTCGTTCAACCTCCGCTACGGCGGCGGCGGCTCGGGCGGCGCCGACCAGTCGAGCGCCGTCACGCTGTACGACGCGCTCGAGCAGCAGGGCATCGCCGTCAACACCGAGCTGTACGACACGATGGCCGAGGCCGGCGCCGAGACCGACGCAGGGTCGAGCAACGGGCTCATCCAGATCCTCAGCATGCTCGGCGGCGGCTCCGACCACGAACCGGCACCCGACTACCTGACCGACGAAGTCATGGACCAGGCCGCGGCGTTCTCCGACACCGCGCTCGTGGTGCTCGGCAACGACGGCGTCGAGGCATCCGACTTCACCGTCGACCAGCTGCGCCCGACCGACGAGCAGCGCGAGCTCCTCGACATGGTCACCGGCAGCTTCGACGACGTCATCGTCGTGGTCAACTCGGGTAACCAGATGGAGCTCGGCTTCCTCGAGGAGTACCCCGAGATCACCGCTGCGCTCTGGATCGGCACCCCCGGCCCGCAGGGCGCGGTGTCGCTCGCGCAGATCATCGCCGGCGAGGTGAACCCCTCGGGTCGCCTCACCGACACCTACGCGTACGACGTGTCGAGTGCCCCCGGCGTCGAGAACTTCGGCGACTACCGGTACGAGAACGTGAACCGCGCGCTCATCGAGTACGAGGAGGGCATCTACCTCGGCTACCGCTACTACGAGACCCGGTACGCGGGCGACGAGGCGGGCTACGCCGCGGCCGTGCAGTACCCCTTCGGCCACGGCCTGAGCTACACCTCGTTCGAGTGGGATGCGGCCCGGCCGGTCGTCACCGACGACGAGGTGCGCCTCGAGGTCACGGTGACCAACACGGGCGACGTCGCGGGCAAGGACGTCGTGCAGGCCTACTTCTCGGCCCCGCACACCACCGGCGGCATCGAGAAGTCGGCCATCGAGCTCGCCGCGTACGACAAGACGTCGCTGCTCGAGCCCGGTGCGTCGGAGACCGTCTCGCTCACCTTCGACGTGCGCGACATGTCGTCGTGGAGCACCGAGCTCGGCGCGTACGTGCTCGAGGCCGGCACCTACGGCATCGACGTGTCGACGAACGTGCACGCCCCCGTCGCGTCGTTCGAGACCGCGATCGCCGACGAGGTCGTCTACGAGACGGATGCCGCCACCGGCGCCCCGCTCGAGAACCGCTTCGCCGACGCCGACGGCGACCTCACGTACCTGTCGCGCGACGACTGGGAGGGCACCTGGCCCGACGCGTCGGACGTCGCGACCGAGGCATCCGACGCGCTCGTCGCGGCCATGTTCCCCGAGTTCGACGCAGCCTCGGGCGAGGCGCCGACGACCGGTGCCGACAACGGGCTCGTGCTCGCCGACCTCGTCGGGCTCGAGGTCGACGACCCGCAGTGGGACGCGTTCCTCGACCAGATGACGGTCGAGGAGCAGACCGCGATGTTCGCGCGCGGCGCCTACCTGACCGAGGGCATCGAACGCCTCGGCATCCCCGCCGCCGTGCTGCTCGACGGCCCCGCCGGCATCAGCTACTTCTTCGGCGACATCACCGCCGCCGCGTTCCCGACCGAGGTGGTCATCGCCTCGACCTGGAACGACGAGCTCGCCTACGCGATGGGCGAGGCGGTCGGCACCGAGGCGAACGCCTACGGCGTGCAGGGCTGGTACGCGCCGGGCATGAACCTGCACCGCACACCGCTCGGCGGCCGCAACTTCGAGTACTTCTCGGAGGACCCGCTGGTGTCGGGGAAGATGGGCGCCGCGATGGTCGCGGGCGCGGAGAGCCGTGGCGTGATCACGTTCATGAAGCACTTCGCCCTCAACGAGCAGGAGGTCAACGCCCGCTCCGGCGTGCACGTGTGGGCCGACGAGCAGGCGATCCGCGAGCTGTACCTGCGCCCGTTCGAGATCACGGTCACCGAGGGCGGCGCGAGCGGCGCGATGAGCTCGTTCATCCACATCGGGCCGACCTGGTCGGGCGGCAACGCGGCGCTGCTGCAGGAGGTGCTCCGCGGCGAGTGGGGCTTCGACGGCATCGTCTCGACCGACGCCGTGCTCGGCGCCTTCATGGACCCGGGCCAGGCCGTGCGCCACGGCAACGACCTCATGCTGGCGGTGCTGCCCGGCAGCGTCGAGTCGGCCATCGCGTCCGAGCTCGAGGCCGACCCGGTCGGTGTCGGCGAGGCGCTCCGCGACCGCGTGCACGCGGTGCTCTTCGCGCTGACGCAGACCGACCTGTTCGACTAG
- a CDS encoding glycoside hydrolase family 3 C-terminal domain-containing protein produces MFDPHRSLIAQMTLAEKASLMSGANFWNTTPLTRLGIPSIMLTDGPHGLRKQGGAADHLGLNASIPATCFPTAAALANSWDVDLLQQVGETLGAEASAEDVAVLLGPGLNLKRNPLAGRNFEYFSEDPLLAGTLAAAYIRGLQARGVAASAKHFAVNSQETHRMSIDEVVDERALHELYLEGFRIAVTAGDPWTVMSAYNKVNGTYANENVPLLVETLRDRWGFDGLVVTDWGGSNDRVAGLVAGNALEMPSTDGVTDAEIVRAVEAGTLDESVLDARVAEVLTLIERTRRADAAEPVDLDRHHELATDAARRSIVLLANREHTLPLSPAAGRVAVIGDFAETPRYQGAGSSLVNPTRVDAPLPALRAADLDVIGFEPGYSRRDGASARRRRRAVALARRADVVLLFLGLDESAEAEGVDRTHMRLAQNQLELVDDLLALDARIVVVLAGGAPVELPFADDVHAIVHASLAGQGGGRAVVDVLTGAVNPGGKLAETYPLAYADVPSSRDFGRTEASSVHRESIYVGYRYFDKVGAPVRYPFGHGLSYTEFAYADLVADDTGAELTVANVGERAGSEIVQLYLEAPDAAEGAFRAPRELVGFARIDLEPGAHATVRIAFAEHAFDAWDARAHDWRRVPGRHSLLAGASSRDIRLRYPIDVAGEPWELPGADLPHFVAGDLARVDDAEYERLLGRALPDPEWQTGTLTRDDIVAQTQGRGGFAGFLHGLILTTSRTLMRLGRPHAANNVRFALDLPFRSLPRLSNGSFDDAMLGGLLQMVNGRFWRGTRDLVTAWWRLLRRRRAR; encoded by the coding sequence ATGTTCGACCCGCACCGCAGCCTGATCGCGCAGATGACGCTCGCCGAGAAGGCGTCGCTCATGTCGGGGGCGAACTTCTGGAACACGACGCCGCTCACCCGTCTCGGCATCCCCTCGATCATGCTCACCGACGGCCCGCACGGGCTCCGCAAGCAGGGCGGCGCCGCCGACCACCTCGGGCTGAACGCGAGCATCCCCGCGACGTGCTTCCCGACGGCCGCCGCGCTGGCGAACAGCTGGGACGTCGACCTCCTGCAGCAGGTCGGCGAGACGCTCGGCGCCGAGGCGTCCGCCGAGGACGTCGCCGTGCTGCTCGGCCCCGGCCTCAACCTCAAGCGCAACCCGCTCGCCGGCCGCAACTTCGAGTACTTCTCCGAGGACCCGCTGCTCGCCGGGACGCTCGCCGCGGCGTACATCCGCGGGCTGCAGGCGCGCGGCGTCGCGGCATCCGCCAAGCACTTCGCGGTCAACAGCCAGGAGACGCACCGCATGTCGATCGACGAGGTCGTCGACGAGCGCGCGCTGCACGAGCTCTACCTCGAGGGCTTCCGCATCGCCGTCACCGCGGGCGACCCGTGGACGGTCATGAGCGCGTACAACAAGGTCAACGGCACCTACGCCAACGAGAACGTGCCGCTGCTGGTGGAGACCCTGCGCGACCGCTGGGGCTTCGACGGCCTCGTCGTCACCGACTGGGGCGGCAGCAACGACCGCGTCGCCGGCCTCGTCGCGGGCAACGCCCTCGAGATGCCGTCGACCGACGGCGTGACCGACGCCGAGATCGTGCGCGCCGTCGAGGCCGGCACGCTCGACGAGTCGGTGCTCGACGCACGCGTCGCCGAGGTGCTGACGCTCATCGAGCGCACGAGGCGAGCGGATGCCGCTGAGCCGGTCGATCTCGACCGCCACCACGAGCTCGCGACCGATGCGGCCCGCCGCTCGATCGTGCTGCTCGCCAACCGCGAGCACACGCTCCCGCTCTCGCCCGCGGCCGGCCGCGTCGCCGTCATCGGCGACTTCGCCGAGACCCCCCGGTACCAGGGCGCCGGCAGCTCGCTCGTGAACCCGACCCGCGTCGACGCGCCGCTGCCCGCACTGCGTGCCGCCGACCTCGACGTGATCGGCTTCGAGCCCGGGTACTCGCGTCGCGACGGGGCATCCGCTCGCCGTCGCCGCCGTGCGGTCGCGCTCGCACGTCGCGCCGACGTGGTGCTGCTCTTCCTCGGGCTCGACGAGTCGGCGGAGGCCGAGGGCGTCGACCGCACCCACATGCGACTCGCGCAGAACCAGCTCGAGCTGGTCGACGACCTGCTCGCGCTCGACGCGAGGATCGTGGTCGTGCTCGCGGGCGGCGCACCCGTCGAGCTGCCGTTCGCCGACGACGTGCACGCGATCGTGCACGCCTCGCTGGCCGGCCAGGGCGGCGGCCGCGCTGTCGTCGACGTCCTCACGGGCGCGGTGAACCCGGGCGGCAAGCTCGCCGAGACGTACCCGCTCGCCTACGCGGACGTGCCGTCGTCGCGCGACTTCGGCCGTACCGAGGCCAGCTCGGTGCACCGCGAGAGCATCTACGTCGGCTACCGCTACTTCGACAAGGTGGGCGCGCCCGTGCGGTACCCGTTCGGCCACGGGCTGAGCTACACGGAGTTCGCCTACGCCGACCTCGTCGCCGACGACACGGGCGCGGAGCTCACCGTCGCGAACGTCGGTGAGCGCGCGGGCAGCGAGATCGTGCAGCTCTACCTCGAGGCGCCGGATGCGGCCGAGGGTGCGTTCCGCGCACCGCGCGAGCTCGTCGGCTTCGCGCGCATCGACCTCGAACCGGGCGCGCACGCCACGGTGCGCATCGCGTTCGCCGAGCACGCGTTCGACGCGTGGGACGCCCGCGCGCACGACTGGCGACGGGTGCCCGGGCGACACAGCCTGCTCGCCGGCGCGTCGAGCCGTGACATCCGCCTGCGCTACCCCATCGACGTCGCCGGCGAGCCGTGGGAGCTGCCCGGCGCCGACCTGCCCCACTTCGTCGCGGGCGACCTCGCGCGCGTCGACGACGCCGAGTACGAGCGGCTGCTCGGTCGCGCGCTGCCCGACCCCGAGTGGCAGACCGGTACGCTCACCCGCGACGACATCGTCGCGCAGACGCAGGGTCGTGGCGGGTTCGCCGGGTTCCTGCACGGGCTGATCCTGACGACCAGCCGCACGCTCATGCGCCTCGGCCGGCCGCACGCGGCCAACAACGTGCGCTTCGCGCTCGACCTGCCGTTCCGGTCGCTCCCACGACTCTCGAACGGGTCGTTCGACGACGCGATGCTCGGCGGCCTGCTGCAGATGGTCAACGGACGGTTCTGGCGCGGCACGCGCGACCTCGTCACCGCCTGGTGGCGCCTCCTCCGACGTCGACGGGCGCGCTGA